A DNA window from uncultured Methanoregula sp. contains the following coding sequences:
- a CDS encoding adenosylcobalamin-dependent ribonucleoside-diphosphate reductase codes for MSSSPVVDSILSARYFRKGEKSFEDICHRVASALAGDRDEEDHFFEAMRSLRFLPNSPTLMNAGTELGQLSACFTLPVNDSIDGIFDAMKQGAIIHKTGGGTGYNFSHLRPEGSPVQSTDGVASGPVSFMRVFNAATEVIKQGGRRRGANMGILDVWHPDILAFITAKTKEGEFSNFNISILVNDKFMDLVSRKQFGTVWITHPHTGENVTVGQIWTGIVEGIWKNGEPGILFYDEINRNNPTPQLGEIDTTNPCGEQPLLPYESCVLGSINLAACVENGTLDETLLRETARMATRFLDLVIEHNVFPIPQIGDATRRTRKIGLGLMGVHDALLMTGQAYDSSGGRAWCERIMQIVTETAVDESRRRAEKAGPFPAWQGSIWKEFAVRNAAMTTIAPTGTISLLAGCSSGIEPIFSFAYTRKNTVGKTFIIVNPVFQDYLKRTLTGLALSGDALQKKADEVLAHVHETGTVQDLHWLPSEFRALFKTALDISWKDHILMQAAFQKHVHASISKTINMPSTATKDDCAEALLMAWSLKLKGITIYRTGSREDVVLALKEAAPAPVPVPAAVPVAGRNAPEKIPALSIERPRELSGRTYLCQSGCCRLYVTVNLHEGKPMEVFIRTVGNGGCDANSSALGRSISTGLQNGVPYQKFVKQFAKVNCISAIKNPSSEGHSCADVVGRCIELSARNQSITTLKDWDIREVGTRNPCPECNEPLDFGEGCNKGICKNCGWTGCS; via the coding sequence ATGAGTTCATCACCTGTTGTTGACAGCATCCTTTCCGCACGTTATTTCCGGAAAGGGGAAAAGTCATTCGAGGACATCTGTCATCGTGTAGCGTCGGCTCTTGCCGGTGACAGGGATGAGGAAGACCACTTTTTTGAGGCCATGCGCTCCCTGCGTTTCCTTCCCAACTCCCCGACCCTGATGAATGCCGGCACGGAACTCGGCCAGCTCTCTGCGTGTTTCACGCTGCCGGTTAACGATTCGATCGATGGCATTTTCGATGCCATGAAGCAGGGTGCGATCATCCACAAAACCGGCGGGGGAACCGGGTACAATTTCTCGCACCTCCGTCCCGAGGGATCTCCCGTCCAGTCCACCGATGGTGTTGCCTCGGGCCCCGTCTCATTTATGCGGGTCTTCAATGCGGCTACCGAGGTCATCAAGCAGGGTGGCCGGCGTCGCGGCGCAAACATGGGGATCCTCGATGTCTGGCACCCCGATATCCTTGCGTTCATCACGGCAAAAACAAAGGAAGGCGAGTTTTCCAATTTCAATATATCCATTCTGGTCAACGACAAGTTCATGGATCTTGTCTCCCGCAAGCAGTTCGGGACCGTCTGGATTACCCATCCCCACACCGGGGAAAATGTTACGGTTGGCCAGATCTGGACCGGGATTGTTGAGGGGATCTGGAAGAACGGCGAGCCGGGCATCCTCTTTTACGACGAGATCAACCGTAATAATCCGACTCCCCAGCTTGGCGAGATTGATACTACCAATCCCTGCGGCGAGCAGCCACTCCTCCCGTATGAGAGCTGTGTTCTTGGGAGTATCAACCTTGCAGCGTGCGTGGAGAACGGGACCCTTGACGAGACCCTGCTTCGCGAGACTGCCCGGATGGCCACCCGGTTCCTCGACCTGGTCATCGAGCACAATGTCTTCCCCATCCCCCAGATAGGGGATGCGACAAGGAGAACCCGGAAGATCGGCCTCGGCCTCATGGGTGTCCACGATGCGCTCCTCATGACCGGCCAGGCGTACGATTCCTCCGGTGGCCGGGCCTGGTGCGAGCGGATCATGCAGATCGTGACGGAGACCGCTGTTGACGAATCGCGTCGGCGGGCTGAAAAGGCCGGGCCGTTCCCGGCCTGGCAGGGAAGCATCTGGAAAGAGTTTGCGGTCAGGAACGCGGCCATGACAACGATCGCACCGACCGGGACGATCTCCCTTCTCGCCGGCTGTTCGAGCGGAATTGAACCTATCTTCTCGTTTGCCTACACCCGGAAGAATACCGTGGGCAAGACCTTTATCATTGTAAACCCCGTCTTCCAGGATTACCTGAAGCGCACCCTGACCGGCCTCGCGCTTTCCGGTGATGCGCTCCAGAAGAAGGCTGATGAAGTGCTTGCCCATGTCCACGAGACCGGGACGGTTCAGGATCTGCATTGGCTTCCTTCGGAATTCCGGGCGCTCTTCAAGACGGCTCTGGACATCAGCTGGAAGGATCATATCCTGATGCAGGCCGCATTCCAGAAGCATGTCCATGCATCCATCAGCAAGACCATCAACATGCCCTCCACGGCCACAAAGGATGACTGCGCCGAGGCCCTTCTCATGGCCTGGTCCCTGAAGCTCAAGGGGATCACCATCTACCGGACCGGCAGCAGGGAGGATGTGGTTCTTGCCCTTAAAGAAGCGGCCCCCGCCCCGGTACCAGTTCCGGCAGCTGTGCCGGTGGCCGGGAGGAACGCGCCGGAGAAGATCCCGGCCCTCTCAATCGAGCGGCCCCGGGAACTGTCCGGCAGGACCTATCTCTGCCAGTCCGGGTGCTGCCGGCTCTACGTGACCGTGAACCTGCACGAAGGAAAGCCCATGGAGGTCTTTATCCGGACAGTCGGGAACGGCGGCTGCGATGCCAACAGCAGCGCTCTTGGCCGCTCGATCAGCACCGGGCTCCAGAATGGTGTTCCCTACCAGAAATTCGTCAAACAGTTTGCGAAAGTCAACTGCATCTCTGCCATCAAGAACCCATCATCGGAAGGCCATTCCTGTGCTGATGTTGTGGGGCGGTGTATCGAGCTCTCGGCCCGGAACCAGAGTATCACTACCTTAAAGGACTGGGACATCCGGGAAGTGGGGACCAGAAATCCCTGCCCCGAATGCAACGAGCCCCTCGAT
- the pdxT gene encoding pyridoxal 5'-phosphate synthase glutaminase subunit PdxT, which yields MDARIGVLALQGNVSEHIDAFLLALERMGYGPSSEVFEVRSPADLAGCHALAIPGGESTTISRLIDKNGLYDPIRQFDGGIFATCAGMVLMATEVADPRVHPLSLMDMTVDRNAFGRQRESFEADLSVDGLEGGPFHAVFIRAPVVTRTGTDLRVLSSVDQGVVAVEKGRHVAFSFHPEMGDDTRLHERFLHKLGFIQQGR from the coding sequence GTGGACGCTAGGATCGGTGTCCTGGCGCTGCAGGGGAATGTGAGCGAGCATATCGACGCGTTCCTCCTGGCGCTCGAACGGATGGGGTACGGGCCCTCGTCCGAAGTCTTCGAGGTGCGGAGCCCTGCGGATCTTGCCGGGTGCCATGCCCTGGCGATCCCCGGCGGGGAATCGACCACCATCTCCCGACTCATCGACAAGAACGGACTGTACGATCCGATTCGTCAGTTCGATGGCGGGATCTTTGCAACCTGTGCCGGCATGGTGCTCATGGCAACGGAGGTTGCCGATCCGAGGGTTCACCCGCTCTCTCTCATGGACATGACCGTTGACCGGAATGCCTTTGGCCGGCAGCGGGAATCGTTCGAGGCCGATCTCTCGGTTGATGGACTGGAGGGGGGTCCGTTCCATGCGGTATTTATCCGCGCCCCGGTGGTCACCCGGACCGGTACTGATCTCAGGGTGCTCTCCTCAGTTGATCAAGGCGTTGTTGCCGTGGAGAAGGGCCGGCACGTGGCGTTTTCCTTCCACCCCGAGATGGGAGACGATACCCGGCTTCATGAACGGTTCCTCCACAAGCTTGGTTTCATCCAACAGGGACGATAA
- the pdxS gene encoding pyridoxal 5'-phosphate synthase lyase subunit PdxS: MKLEELRFGTELLKRGFASMQKGGVIMDVVNAEQAKIAEEAGAVAVMSLERVPSDIRKAGGVARMADPQKVAEIIDAVSIPVMGKVRIGHFVEAQVLEVLGVDMIDESEVLTPADEQYHIDKTRFKVPFVCGARDLGEALRRINEGAAMIRTKGEAGTGNVVEAVRHMRTIMGEIRLLRGLDKQEMIDYAREIEAPAELVIECAERGRLPVVNFSAGGIATPSDAALMMQLGADGVFVGSGIFKSSEPERMAKAIVEAVNHFNDANVIAKVSTGLGDAMPGLDVHKLRDDEVLQTRGR, from the coding sequence ATGAAACTGGAAGAACTGAGATTTGGCACTGAGCTTCTCAAGCGCGGTTTTGCATCCATGCAGAAGGGGGGCGTAATCATGGATGTCGTGAATGCCGAACAGGCAAAGATCGCCGAGGAAGCCGGGGCCGTCGCAGTCATGTCGCTCGAACGGGTCCCGTCCGATATCCGCAAGGCCGGCGGGGTTGCCCGCATGGCGGATCCCCAGAAGGTTGCCGAGATCATCGATGCGGTCTCGATCCCGGTTATGGGAAAGGTCCGGATCGGCCATTTCGTGGAAGCGCAGGTCCTCGAAGTTCTCGGTGTGGACATGATCGACGAGAGCGAAGTTTTGACCCCCGCAGACGAACAATACCATATCGATAAGACCCGGTTCAAGGTCCCCTTTGTCTGCGGCGCCCGCGATCTCGGCGAGGCACTCCGCAGGATCAATGAAGGAGCAGCAATGATCCGGACCAAGGGCGAGGCAGGTACCGGAAATGTTGTCGAAGCGGTCCGGCACATGCGCACGATCATGGGCGAGATCCGTCTGCTCCGGGGACTCGACAAGCAGGAGATGATCGATTATGCCCGGGAGATCGAAGCTCCCGCGGAACTGGTCATCGAATGTGCCGAACGCGGCCGGCTGCCGGTTGTGAACTTCTCGGCCGGCGGGATTGCCACACCCTCCGATGCAGCTCTTATGATGCAGCTCGGCGCCGACGGTGTCTTCGTGGGATCCGGCATCTTCAAATCATCGGAACCCGAGAGGATGGCGAAGGCGATCGTTGAAGCGGTCAACCATTTCAATGACGCAAATGTCATTGCAAAGGTCAGCACGGGCCTTGGCGATGCAATGCCCGGCCTCGATGTCCACAAACTCCGCGACGACGAGGTGCTCCAGACCCGTGGACGCTAG
- the cbiB gene encoding adenosylcobinamide-phosphate synthase CbiB, with protein sequence MVPAGLILAAVILCAALLVDRITGDPHSPYHPVALLGRFIGWWGKPSSYSPGWQRTAGVLFWILTAAVFSLPFFLVSVLAPWYLYIIIAPFLLKSCFAWRSLEEHTLAVVDAVKDGVERGREKVQLLVSRDTAALDRDHILSAGYESMTENITDSIISPLSFFVLFGLPGAAVYRAANTMDAMLGYRDERERIGWCPARMDDILNFIPARITVLLLLVYFAIHGRFTPAWTVMRRDGYRRPGFNGGIVMAAMAGGVGIRFEKPGVYTIGNGERTLDEGGPDIIKTARAVTLMFAGIACCALFLLGSLINSTGI encoded by the coding sequence ATGGTACCGGCAGGATTGATCCTTGCGGCGGTCATCCTCTGCGCCGCGCTTCTCGTGGACCGCATAACCGGCGATCCGCATTCTCCATACCACCCGGTTGCCCTGCTGGGCCGGTTCATCGGGTGGTGGGGGAAACCCTCGTCCTATTCACCAGGGTGGCAGAGAACCGCGGGTGTTCTGTTCTGGATCCTGACAGCGGCCGTCTTTTCCCTCCCGTTCTTTCTTGTTTCGGTCCTTGCGCCGTGGTACCTGTATATTATCATCGCCCCGTTCCTGCTGAAGAGCTGTTTTGCCTGGCGCTCGCTTGAGGAGCACACACTCGCGGTCGTGGATGCGGTAAAAGACGGAGTAGAGCGGGGCAGGGAAAAAGTCCAGCTCCTCGTCTCCCGCGATACGGCCGCCCTCGACCGGGATCATATCCTCTCCGCGGGCTACGAGTCCATGACTGAGAACATCACCGATTCCATCATCTCCCCACTCTCATTCTTTGTTCTCTTCGGACTACCCGGCGCTGCGGTCTATCGTGCGGCCAACACCATGGACGCGATGCTCGGGTACCGGGATGAACGCGAGCGGATCGGCTGGTGCCCGGCCCGGATGGATGATATCCTCAATTTTATCCCGGCCCGGATCACGGTCCTGCTTCTGCTGGTGTATTTTGCAATCCATGGTCGTTTCACTCCTGCATGGACCGTAATGCGGCGCGACGGGTACAGGCGCCCGGGATTCAATGGCGGGATCGTCATGGCCGCCATGGCCGGGGGTGTCGGAATCCGGTTCGAGAAACCGGGTGTGTACACAATCGGGAATGGCGAACGGACGCTCGATGAAGGAGGTCCCGATATCATAAAAACGGCCCGGGCGGTCACCCTGATGTTTGCAGGTATTGCCTGTTGCGCACTGTTTTTATTGGGATCCTTGATCAATAGTACAGGTATATGA
- a CDS encoding methytransferase partner Trm112 encodes MKRSLMDILCCPVCKGDLTLAVTDENEKEILEGGLHCAACSVEYPIHEGIPNLLPQTSQ; translated from the coding sequence ATGAAACGTTCCCTCATGGACATCCTCTGCTGCCCGGTCTGCAAAGGGGATCTCACTCTTGCGGTCACCGATGAGAATGAGAAAGAGATCCTCGAAGGCGGCCTCCACTGTGCTGCCTGCAGCGTTGAGTATCCCATCCATGAAGGCATCCCCAACCTCCTCCCCCAGACATCCCAGTAA
- a CDS encoding adenylosuccinate synthetase has translation MSCSIIVGGFFGDEGKGKVVAHIAHKDKPVIISRGGVGPNAGHTVQVGTKEYGVRMVPSGFVYKEAKLCIGSGVLVDPRVLKHEVEMLGVKGRVFVDKRCGIITEDHIARDKGSAHLSKKIGSTGSGCGPANSDRVMRVSPQAKDVPELAEYLLDVPFAIDEALKKNETVLLEGTQGFGISLYYGTYPFVTSKDTSASQIAADNGVGPTKIDDVIVVFKAYPTRVGEGPFSTEMSFEKSDAMGIQEFGTVTHRKRRIGGWDGDMARYSAMINGCTQAAITGIDRVDESCFGVKEYSRLTKKAKDFLKQAEEDIGSPITLISTGPEITQIIDLRDELV, from the coding sequence ATGAGTTGCTCGATCATCGTTGGTGGATTTTTTGGGGATGAGGGTAAGGGCAAAGTTGTTGCCCATATCGCCCACAAGGACAAACCCGTAATCATCTCCCGCGGCGGTGTAGGTCCGAATGCCGGACACACTGTCCAGGTTGGAACCAAGGAATATGGCGTCCGGATGGTTCCTTCCGGTTTTGTATATAAAGAAGCGAAACTCTGTATCGGAAGCGGCGTGCTCGTCGACCCCCGGGTCCTGAAACACGAAGTGGAGATGCTGGGTGTAAAGGGACGCGTATTTGTTGACAAGCGCTGCGGTATCATCACCGAAGATCACATTGCGCGGGACAAGGGAAGCGCCCACCTTTCAAAGAAGATCGGGAGCACCGGCTCTGGCTGCGGACCCGCCAATTCCGACAGGGTTATGCGAGTCTCTCCTCAGGCCAAGGATGTGCCGGAGCTTGCCGAATACCTGCTTGACGTCCCCTTTGCAATTGACGAAGCACTGAAAAAGAATGAGACCGTTCTGCTTGAAGGTACGCAGGGTTTTGGGATCTCCTTATATTACGGCACCTATCCCTTTGTGACCAGCAAGGATACCTCAGCTTCCCAGATTGCTGCCGACAACGGCGTAGGCCCGACAAAAATTGACGATGTCATCGTGGTCTTCAAGGCGTACCCGACCCGTGTCGGGGAAGGCCCGTTCTCCACCGAGATGTCGTTTGAGAAGTCCGATGCCATGGGGATCCAGGAATTCGGAACCGTCACCCACCGGAAGCGCCGGATCGGCGGCTGGGACGGGGACATGGCCCGGTATTCCGCAATGATCAACGGGTGCACGCAGGCAGCCATCACCGGTATCGACCGCGTGGATGAATCCTGTTTTGGCGTAAAGGAGTATTCCCGGCTCACCAAGAAAGCAAAAGATTTCCTCAAGCAGGCGGAAGAGGACATCGGCAGCCCGATAACCCTCATCTCCACCGGCCCGGAGATCACCCAGATAATCGATTTACGGGATGAACTCGTATGA
- a CDS encoding aminotransferase class I/II-fold pyridoxal phosphate-dependent enzyme, whose product MRDFVSLRAREIPPSGIRKFFDLVLTMEDVISLGVGEPDFRTPWNICESSIYSIEQGTTSYTSNKGLQSLRDALSQHLARHYRLNYRADDEIIITTGVSEGLDIAIRAITDPGDEILIAQPSYVSYGPCVSLAGGKPVPVRCTEKDRFKLNPDLLAEKITKRSKALIINFPNNPTGGVMDEGDLKAVADLIIDHDLLLLSDEVYAELTYDKSHCSAASVSDLHERTITLNGFSKAYAMTGWRIGYLCAPKELCEAALKIHQYVMLCAPVMGQVGALEAIRSAEEDKNSMVNEYRLRRNMFVAGLNRIGLPCHVPEGAFYAFPSVKGTGLSDVEFAERLLKEQRVAVVPGSVFGEGGEDHIRCAYAISRSGLSEALGRMETFMQGL is encoded by the coding sequence ATGCGCGACTTTGTCTCTCTGCGGGCGCGGGAGATCCCCCCGTCCGGCATCCGGAAGTTCTTCGATCTCGTGCTCACCATGGAGGATGTCATATCCCTGGGCGTGGGCGAACCGGATTTCCGGACCCCATGGAACATCTGCGAATCCAGTATCTACTCAATAGAACAGGGAACCACCTCCTATACATCGAATAAGGGGCTCCAGTCGCTGCGGGATGCGCTCTCACAGCACCTTGCCCGGCACTACCGGCTCAATTACCGTGCCGATGACGAGATTATCATCACGACCGGGGTTTCGGAAGGTCTTGATATCGCCATCCGGGCCATTACGGATCCGGGGGACGAGATTCTCATAGCCCAGCCGAGTTATGTCTCGTACGGCCCCTGCGTCTCCCTTGCGGGTGGAAAACCTGTGCCCGTACGGTGCACGGAGAAGGATCGCTTCAAGCTGAATCCCGATCTGCTGGCGGAAAAGATCACAAAGAGATCCAAGGCCCTGATCATCAATTTCCCGAACAACCCGACCGGGGGAGTCATGGACGAGGGCGATCTCAAGGCAGTTGCAGATCTCATCATCGATCATGATCTCCTCCTCCTCAGCGATGAGGTGTACGCGGAGTTGACGTACGACAAAAGCCATTGCTCTGCAGCATCCGTGAGCGATCTCCATGAACGGACGATCACCCTGAACGGTTTTTCCAAGGCCTATGCCATGACCGGCTGGCGTATCGGGTACCTCTGTGCACCAAAAGAGCTCTGTGAAGCAGCGCTGAAGATCCACCAGTACGTGATGCTCTGCGCTCCTGTTATGGGGCAGGTGGGGGCGCTTGAAGCCATCCGGTCTGCGGAAGAGGATAAGAACAGCATGGTCAACGAGTACCGTCTCCGGCGCAACATGTTTGTTGCCGGGCTCAACCGGATCGGTCTCCCGTGCCATGTCCCGGAAGGGGCGTTCTACGCATTCCCCTCCGTGAAAGGAACGGGCCTCTCGGATGTGGAATTTGCCGAGCGGCTTTTGAAAGAGCAGCGGGTAGCTGTTGTCCCGGGCAGCGTCTTTGGTGAGGGAGGCGAGGATCATATCCGGTGTGCCTATGCTATTTCCCGGTCAGGACTCTCCGAAGCGCTCGGGAGAATGGAGACCTTCATGCAGGGACTCTGA
- a CDS encoding Lrp/AsnC family transcriptional regulator: MDEKDLELLRILEENSRLSAEDIATMTNLAAAEVEARVHALEAAQVIKRYSTVINWEKAGNGEVSAIIELKVSPERDFGYDRIAERLSRFRQVRTLRLITGTYDLQLIVTGKNMQEVSRFVSEHVAPMDRIRETATHIIMKSYKENGNALFEQPETERLPYSF, encoded by the coding sequence ATGGATGAAAAAGATCTCGAACTCCTCAGAATCCTTGAGGAGAACAGCCGGCTCTCAGCAGAAGACATTGCGACCATGACCAACCTTGCAGCAGCCGAGGTTGAGGCACGGGTGCATGCTCTCGAGGCCGCCCAGGTCATCAAGCGGTATTCCACCGTGATAAACTGGGAGAAGGCCGGCAACGGCGAGGTCTCAGCCATCATCGAGCTCAAGGTAAGCCCCGAGCGGGATTTCGGGTACGATCGCATTGCCGAGCGTCTCTCCCGGTTCCGGCAGGTCCGGACCCTGCGGCTGATCACCGGTACCTATGATCTGCAGCTGATTGTGACCGGCAAGAATATGCAGGAAGTCTCGCGGTTTGTTTCCGAGCATGTCGCTCCCATGGACCGCATCCGGGAAACTGCCACCCACATCATCATGAAATCCTACAAGGAAAATGGCAATGCACTCTTCGAACAACCGGAGACAGAACGTCTTCCCTATAGTTTCTGA
- a CDS encoding ORC1-type DNA replication protein, with protein MPEPEDQSTGLFKKYLSNNRIFKDREVLRHSYRPQILPHRKPQIDEVASILAPSLRNETPSNILIYGKTGTGKTACVRYVGSELEKVSSTMGTLCRIVHLNCEVIDTQYRVLAQIAKCLDVVDEMSSDKTRTHIPMTGWPTDQVYAELKNQLEAGGGVLVIVLDEIDKLVKKSGDDTLYNLTRINSDLKNSKVSIIGISNDLSFKDFLDPRVLSSLSEEEIVFPPYNAPQLVDILAQRAEGAFMPGAVAEGVIPLCSALAAQEHGDARRALDLFRISGELADRDESTQVTEEHVKSAQAKIETDSMIECIATLPTQSKLILFSMLILEQLGQNIFTSGEVSRIYQDIAPSIELDVLTHRRITDLISELNMLGVINTRVVSRGRYGRTKEMWFDSNTAKIREVVLKDQRLNGLKNLDVSQMEAKWLKTWFR; from the coding sequence ATGCCCGAACCAGAAGATCAATCAACCGGACTTTTTAAAAAATACCTGAGCAATAACAGGATTTTCAAGGATCGCGAAGTGCTCCGGCATTCGTACCGCCCCCAGATCCTTCCTCACCGCAAACCCCAGATCGATGAGGTTGCCTCCATCCTCGCCCCCTCGCTCCGGAACGAGACCCCCTCCAATATTCTCATCTATGGCAAGACCGGAACCGGCAAGACCGCATGTGTCCGGTATGTGGGCTCCGAACTTGAGAAAGTGAGCAGCACGATGGGAACCCTCTGCCGGATTGTTCATCTGAACTGTGAAGTAATTGATACCCAGTACCGGGTCCTTGCCCAGATCGCCAAGTGCCTGGATGTTGTCGATGAGATGTCGAGCGACAAGACCAGGACCCATATCCCGATGACCGGGTGGCCCACAGACCAGGTATATGCCGAACTCAAGAACCAGCTGGAAGCCGGTGGAGGCGTGCTCGTCATCGTGCTTGACGAGATCGACAAGCTGGTCAAGAAAAGCGGGGACGACACCCTTTACAACCTGACCCGGATCAACTCGGATCTCAAGAACTCCAAGGTAAGTATCATCGGGATCTCCAATGACCTCAGCTTCAAGGATTTCCTTGACCCGAGAGTCCTCTCCTCCCTCTCGGAAGAGGAGATCGTCTTCCCGCCATACAATGCTCCGCAGCTCGTGGACATCCTTGCCCAGCGGGCCGAAGGCGCATTCATGCCGGGAGCGGTTGCTGAAGGGGTCATTCCGCTCTGCTCGGCTCTTGCAGCCCAGGAACACGGGGATGCAAGGCGCGCTCTCGATCTCTTCCGTATCTCGGGAGAACTCGCCGACCGCGATGAATCCACCCAGGTGACCGAGGAGCATGTCAAGTCGGCCCAGGCAAAGATCGAGACCGACAGCATGATAGAATGCATAGCAACCCTCCCCACCCAGAGCAAGCTGATCCTCTTCTCCATGCTCATTCTCGAACAACTGGGACAGAATATCTTTACGAGCGGGGAAGTCTCACGTATATACCAGGATATTGCGCCCTCCATAGAGCTCGACGTTCTCACCCACCGCAGGATCACCGATCTGATCTCCGAGCTGAACATGCTCGGTGTTATCAACACCCGAGTGGTGAGCCGCGGGCGTTATGGCAGGACCAAAGAGATGTGGTTTGACTCGAACACGGCCAAGATCCGCGAGGTTGTTCTCAAGGACCAGAGGCTTAACGGGCTCAAGAATCTCGATGTATCCCAGATGGAAGCGAAATGGTTGAAAACCTGGTTCAGGTAA